In a genomic window of Xylophilus rhododendri:
- a CDS encoding THUMP domain-containing class I SAM-dependent RNA methyltransferase: MNQFQLFLPCAAGVEGYLADEVHQLTGLAGMDLQTLRGGVLLRASWRDAMQLNLHSRLAQRVLVQLSQTLYRNERDLYEAASEVAWEIWFGTKQTFKIEMTAQHSPLQSLNFAALKIKDAVADRFRNKTGVRPDVNTQWPDVRIHAHLTTDQATLYIDTSGEPLFKRGWREDKGDAPLKETLAAAMIAASGWNPHGENPVALYDPCCGSGTISIEAAQIACRIPPGAHRRFAFEKLVPFQPHVWRLLLDEAEAAVCAPPVPVFGSDVSHRMVDFAQRNADRAGVPDAVEFRGGDALQRMPPAETGVMLLNPPYGERIAVAGVAGQRAGDVAQQPREMRETAQTEDGADFFPALATHWKRNFAGWSAWMLTPDLKLPGRMRLKESRRVPMWNGPIECRLFKFDMVAGAVRQRPPQE; this comes from the coding sequence TGCTGCTGCGCGCCTCCTGGCGCGACGCCATGCAACTCAACCTGCACAGCCGCCTGGCCCAGCGTGTGCTGGTGCAGCTGTCGCAGACCCTGTACCGCAACGAACGCGATCTCTACGAGGCCGCTTCCGAAGTCGCCTGGGAGATCTGGTTCGGCACCAAGCAGACCTTCAAGATCGAGATGACGGCCCAGCACAGCCCGCTGCAGAGCCTGAATTTCGCCGCGCTCAAGATCAAGGATGCCGTCGCCGACCGGTTCCGCAACAAGACCGGCGTGCGGCCCGACGTCAACACCCAGTGGCCGGACGTGCGTATCCACGCCCACCTCACCACCGACCAGGCCACGCTCTACATCGACACCTCCGGCGAGCCGCTGTTCAAGCGCGGCTGGCGCGAGGACAAGGGCGACGCGCCGCTCAAGGAAACGCTGGCTGCCGCCATGATCGCGGCCAGCGGCTGGAATCCTCACGGCGAAAATCCGGTCGCGCTCTACGACCCCTGCTGCGGCAGCGGCACCATCTCGATCGAGGCCGCGCAGATCGCCTGCCGCATCCCGCCCGGCGCGCACCGGCGCTTCGCCTTCGAGAAGCTGGTGCCCTTCCAGCCCCATGTCTGGCGCTTGCTGCTCGACGAGGCCGAGGCAGCGGTCTGCGCGCCGCCGGTGCCGGTGTTCGGCAGCGATGTGTCGCACCGCATGGTCGACTTCGCCCAGCGCAACGCCGACCGCGCGGGTGTGCCCGATGCCGTCGAATTCCGCGGCGGCGACGCCCTGCAGCGCATGCCGCCGGCCGAGACCGGCGTGATGCTGCTCAACCCGCCCTACGGCGAACGCATCGCCGTGGCCGGCGTGGCGGGCCAGCGCGCCGGCGACGTCGCCCAGCAGCCGCGCGAGATGCGCGAAACCGCCCAGACCGAGGACGGCGCCGACTTCTTCCCCGCCCTGGCCACCCACTGGAAACGCAACTTCGCCGGCTGGAGCGCCTGGATGCTCACCCCCGACCTGAAGCTGCCCGGCCGCATGCGCCTGAAGGAATCGCGACGCGTGCCAATGTGGAACGGCCCCATCGAATGCCGGCTGTTCAAGTTCGACATGGTGGCCGGCGCGGTGCGCCAGCGCCCGCCGCAGGAATGA